The following coding sequences are from one Luteimonas sp. S4-F44 window:
- a CDS encoding SGNH/GDSL hydrolase family protein, giving the protein MPRFTILVYSDSLTWGIVPTTRRRLAFDDRWPGILEFELNALGLPRPRVIEDCLNGRRTAFDDPYKPGRRALDGVQQVMEAHAPLDLLILLLGTNDFQSMHRHSPWHSASGLAAVVSAARLAPIEPGMPVPPILIVAPPALDTPRGPIAPKFAGGDVASVGLASALRQVADESNCYFFDANSVTTSSRIDGVHLDADQHAQLGRALAPVVA; this is encoded by the coding sequence ATGCCGCGTTTCACCATCCTCGTGTACTCGGACTCACTCACCTGGGGGATCGTGCCCACGACAAGGCGCCGGCTTGCGTTCGATGATCGTTGGCCAGGGATTCTGGAGTTCGAGCTGAATGCTCTGGGACTCCCCAGGCCACGCGTGATCGAGGACTGCCTCAATGGTCGCAGGACTGCGTTCGACGATCCTTACAAGCCAGGAAGGCGTGCACTTGACGGTGTGCAACAAGTCATGGAGGCGCATGCGCCTCTCGATCTTCTTATATTGCTACTAGGCACTAACGACTTTCAGTCGATGCACCGGCACTCGCCATGGCATTCCGCTAGCGGTCTTGCGGCTGTCGTTTCTGCTGCGCGCCTGGCCCCTATCGAGCCCGGAATGCCCGTTCCGCCGATTCTGATCGTCGCCCCTCCGGCGTTGGATACCCCCCGCGGGCCGATCGCGCCGAAATTTGCCGGAGGAGATGTGGCTTCTGTCGGATTGGCCAGTGCTCTACGCCAGGTCGCTGATGAGTCCAACTGTTATTTCTTCGATGCGAATTCGGTGACGACCAGTAGTCGTATCGACGGGGTGCATCTCGATGCCGATCAGCATGCGCAACTGGGGCGCGCCCTGGCTCCGGTCGTCGCCTAG
- a CDS encoding D-amino acid dehydrogenase, whose product MRVLVLGSGVIGVTSAWYLARAGFEVTVVDRASGPACETSHANAGQISPGYASPWAAPGVPFKAIRWLMQRHAPLAIRLTSDPQQYLWLAQMLRNCTAARYAVNKERMVRLAEYSRDCLDALRAETGIAYEARQLGTLQVFRTQAQLDHAGRDTAVLDEAGVPYELLDRAGIARVEPALAGVADRLTGALRLPDDQTGDCRLFTERLTALAEDEGVTFRFGQTIERIEGSGDRIDGVRIDGRLERFDRYVMALGSWSPALLRPLGLHVPVYPLKGYSLTIPIRDPAMAPVSTVLDESYKVAITRFDTRIRVGGMAEVAGFDMRLDPRRRATLEKVVGDLYPHGGDLAAADFWTGLRPATPDGTPVVGATRYRNLFLNTGHGTLGWTMACGSGRYLADLMAMQPTAIRSDGLDLSRYGHARDTASLADTRSVAGATMAR is encoded by the coding sequence ATGCGGGTGCTGGTGCTGGGGAGCGGTGTGATCGGCGTAACGAGCGCCTGGTATCTGGCGCGCGCCGGGTTCGAGGTGACGGTGGTCGACCGGGCGAGCGGCCCGGCCTGCGAGACCAGCCATGCCAACGCCGGCCAGATCTCGCCCGGCTACGCGTCGCCCTGGGCAGCGCCGGGCGTGCCGTTCAAGGCGATCCGCTGGTTGATGCAACGGCACGCGCCGCTGGCGATCCGACTCACCTCCGATCCGCAGCAGTACCTGTGGCTGGCGCAGATGCTGCGCAACTGCACCGCCGCGCGTTACGCGGTGAACAAGGAGCGCATGGTGCGGCTGGCCGAGTACAGCCGCGACTGCCTGGACGCCCTGCGCGCCGAGACCGGCATCGCCTACGAGGCGCGCCAGCTGGGCACACTGCAGGTGTTCCGCACCCAGGCGCAGCTCGACCACGCCGGCCGCGACACCGCGGTGCTCGACGAGGCCGGCGTGCCCTACGAACTGCTCGACCGCGCCGGCATTGCGCGCGTGGAGCCGGCGCTGGCCGGCGTCGCCGACCGCTTGACCGGCGCGCTGCGCCTGCCCGACGACCAGACCGGTGACTGTCGGCTGTTCACCGAGCGACTGACCGCACTGGCCGAGGACGAAGGCGTGACGTTCCGCTTCGGGCAGACGATCGAGCGCATCGAAGGCAGCGGCGACCGGATCGACGGCGTGCGCATCGATGGCCGCCTGGAGCGCTTCGACCGCTACGTGATGGCGCTGGGCAGCTGGTCGCCTGCCTTGCTGCGACCGCTGGGCCTGCACGTGCCGGTATACCCACTCAAGGGTTATTCGCTGACGATCCCGATCCGTGACCCGGCGATGGCGCCGGTGTCCACAGTGCTCGACGAAAGCTACAAGGTTGCGATCACCCGCTTCGACACCCGGATCCGTGTCGGCGGCATGGCCGAGGTCGCCGGCTTCGACATGCGACTGGATCCGCGTCGGCGCGCGACGCTGGAAAAAGTGGTCGGCGACCTGTATCCGCATGGCGGCGACCTCGCCGCGGCCGACTTCTGGACCGGCCTGAGGCCGGCCACGCCCGACGGCACGCCCGTGGTCGGTGCCACCCGCTACCGCAACCTGTTCCTCAACACCGGCCACGGCACGCTGGGCTGGACGATGGCCTGCGGCTCGGGCCGCTACCTGGCCGACCTGATGGCGATGCAGCCGACCGCGATCCGCAGCGACGGACTCGACCTCTCCCGCTACGGACATGCACGGGACACTGCGTCGCTGGCGGACACGCGCAGCGTCGCAGGCGCGACAATGGCTCGCTGA
- a CDS encoding DTW domain-containing protein has product MARIRCPRCLRPVSHCLCAWIPDLPSRSRVLVLQHPDEAAHPLNTARLAVLGLRGATVWVGERFADLPAWLEAPGVRALLLFPGETAVDPEAWTAAGEGAQTLLVVPDGTWRTARRLLRLNPALAALPRLALAPDRLSRYRVRRAREPNALATVEAIAAALDMLEPGGGFEALLVPFDAMVDGQIAAQAKREAGDAGATQEAQAARP; this is encoded by the coding sequence ATGGCCCGCATCCGTTGCCCCCGCTGCCTACGCCCGGTCTCGCATTGCCTGTGCGCGTGGATCCCCGATCTGCCCAGTCGCAGCCGGGTCCTCGTGCTGCAGCATCCCGACGAGGCCGCGCATCCACTCAACACCGCACGGCTGGCGGTGCTTGGTCTGCGCGGCGCCACCGTGTGGGTGGGCGAGCGCTTCGCCGACCTGCCGGCCTGGCTCGAGGCGCCTGGTGTGCGTGCGCTGCTGCTGTTTCCGGGCGAAACGGCTGTCGATCCCGAGGCCTGGACGGCGGCAGGCGAGGGCGCGCAGACGCTGCTCGTGGTGCCGGACGGCACCTGGCGCACGGCCCGTCGCCTGTTGCGCCTGAACCCCGCGCTCGCAGCGCTGCCGCGCCTGGCGCTTGCGCCGGACCGGCTATCGCGCTACCGCGTGCGCCGCGCCCGCGAGCCGAATGCACTGGCGACCGTCGAGGCCATCGCCGCCGCGCTCGACATGCTCGAGCCCGGTGGCGGCTTCGAGGCGCTGCTCGTCCCGTTCGATGCGATGGTCGACGGGCAGATCGCGGCGCAGGCAAAGCGGGAAGCGGGAGACGCGGGGGCCACACAAGAAGCGCAGGCCGCACGGCCATAA
- the alr gene encoding alanine racemase produces the protein MRPARALIDLEALRHNYRLARRLGGGKVLAVIKADAYGHGAVRCAQALSSEADGFAVAFLEEALALREAGITAPILLLEGVLAADELPLVAEHDLWMVVHASWQVEALARTTVSRPLDVWLKLDSGMHRVGIDPGAYAATWQRLRALSQVGRLLKMTHFSRADEPEHDRTREQIATFAAVTADLPGETSLCNSPALLAWPQARGDWARAGLMLYGASPFAPGHPAAAQLQPVMTLQSQVIAVRELPADEPVGYGGTFVTPRPTRVGVVAMGYADGYPQFAATGTPVAIDGRPGRLIGRVSMDMLTVDLTEHPQAGVGSQVELWGRQVPAGEVVARSQTSAYRLLCGVRRVPLVSMAET, from the coding sequence ATGCGCCCCGCTCGCGCGCTGATCGACCTCGAGGCTCTGCGCCACAACTACAGACTCGCCCGCCGCCTCGGCGGCGGCAAGGTCCTGGCGGTGATCAAGGCCGACGCCTACGGCCACGGCGCGGTGCGCTGCGCGCAGGCGCTGTCGAGCGAAGCCGATGGCTTCGCGGTCGCGTTCCTAGAAGAAGCGCTGGCGCTGCGTGAGGCCGGCATCACCGCGCCGATCCTGCTGCTCGAGGGCGTGCTCGCCGCCGACGAGCTGCCGTTGGTTGCCGAGCATGACCTGTGGATGGTCGTGCACGCGTCCTGGCAAGTCGAAGCGCTCGCGCGCACGACGGTGTCGCGGCCGCTGGACGTGTGGCTCAAGCTCGATTCGGGCATGCACCGCGTCGGCATCGATCCGGGCGCCTATGCCGCGACCTGGCAACGGCTGCGCGCGCTGTCGCAGGTCGGGCGTTTGCTGAAGATGACCCACTTCTCGCGCGCCGACGAGCCCGAACATGACCGCACGCGCGAGCAGATTGCCACGTTCGCCGCGGTCACCGCCGACCTGCCAGGCGAGACCAGTCTGTGCAACTCCCCCGCCCTGCTCGCCTGGCCGCAGGCGCGCGGCGACTGGGCGCGCGCGGGGCTGATGCTCTATGGCGCATCGCCGTTCGCGCCCGGGCATCCGGCCGCGGCGCAACTGCAGCCGGTGATGACGCTGCAATCGCAGGTCATCGCGGTGCGCGAGCTGCCGGCCGACGAACCCGTGGGTTACGGCGGGACTTTTGTGACGCCGCGGCCGACGCGCGTCGGCGTGGTGGCGATGGGCTACGCGGATGGCTACCCGCAGTTCGCCGCCACCGGCACGCCGGTTGCGATCGACGGGCGCCCGGGTCGGCTGATCGGCCGGGTGTCGATGGACATGCTCACCGTCGATCTGACCGAGCATCCGCAAGCGGGCGTCGGCAGCCAGGTCGAACTGTGGGGCCGCCAGGTCCCGGCCGGCGAGGTCGTCGCGCGCAGCCAGACGAGCGCGTACCGGCTGCTGTGCGGCGTCAGGCGCGTGCCGCTGGTGTCGATGGCGGAGACCTGA
- a CDS encoding AsnC family transcriptional regulator, translating to MPVPRTTRSRPLDRIDARILRILQEDARISFTELGERVGLSTTPCTERVRRLEREGVIQGYHARLDPARLKAGLLVFVQIGLAYKSADIFEEFRRAALRVPNVLECHLMSGDFDYLIKARIPEMAAYRELLGSSLLTLPHVRESRSYIVMEEIKETLALAIPD from the coding sequence ATGCCCGTCCCGCGCACCACCCGCAGCCGCCCGCTCGACCGCATCGACGCGCGCATCCTGCGCATCCTGCAGGAGGATGCGCGCATCTCGTTTACCGAGCTCGGCGAGCGCGTCGGGCTGTCGACCACACCGTGCACCGAACGCGTCCGCCGGCTCGAGCGCGAGGGCGTCATCCAGGGCTATCACGCCCGGCTCGACCCCGCGCGGTTGAAGGCCGGGCTGCTGGTGTTCGTGCAGATCGGCTTGGCCTACAAGTCGGCCGACATCTTCGAGGAATTCCGCCGCGCCGCCCTGCGCGTGCCCAATGTGCTCGAATGTCACCTGATGTCAGGCGATTTCGACTATCTGATCAAGGCGCGCATCCCGGAGATGGCCGCCTATCGCGAACTGCTCGGCAGCAGCCTGCTGACGCTGCCGCATGTGCGCGAATCGCGCAGCTACATCGTGATGGAGGAAATCAAGGAGACGCTGGCGCTGGCGATCCCGGACTGA
- a CDS encoding 3-oxoacyl-ACP reductase gives MDVPMSLPLSDQIVLVTGGARGLGAAIVRAFLGQGARVVVNHFRSAAAAQALVEEFGSERALALRADVTDRAQVATLFEQAHARFGAPVTTVANNALVDFAFDGDARPQGETIEWARFSAQFEGSVRGALNTIQSAVPGMRERGFGRVINIGTNLFQNPVVPYHDYIAAKAALLSLTRTMAADLGPHGITVNMLSGGLLRTTDASAATPEAVFDLIAASTPLRRVTTPAEFADAVLFFASPWARAVTGQNLVVDGGLVKD, from the coding sequence ATGGATGTGCCGATGTCGCTCCCGCTCTCCGACCAGATCGTCCTCGTCACCGGTGGTGCGCGTGGCTTGGGGGCCGCGATCGTGCGCGCGTTCCTCGGCCAGGGCGCGCGCGTGGTCGTCAATCATTTCCGCAGTGCCGCGGCCGCCCAGGCGCTGGTGGAGGAGTTCGGGTCCGAACGCGCGCTCGCGCTGCGGGCCGATGTCACCGACCGGGCGCAGGTCGCCACATTGTTCGAGCAGGCGCACGCCCGGTTCGGTGCGCCGGTGACCACCGTGGCCAACAATGCGCTCGTCGATTTCGCCTTCGATGGCGATGCGCGCCCACAGGGCGAGACCATCGAGTGGGCGCGGTTCTCGGCGCAGTTCGAGGGCAGCGTGCGCGGGGCGCTGAATACGATCCAGTCCGCCGTGCCCGGCATGCGCGAGCGCGGCTTCGGGCGCGTGATCAACATCGGCACCAACCTGTTCCAGAACCCGGTCGTCCCGTACCACGACTACATCGCGGCCAAGGCCGCGCTGCTCTCGCTCACGCGTACGATGGCCGCCGACCTCGGCCCGCACGGCATCACCGTGAACATGCTGTCCGGCGGATTGCTGCGGACCACCGATGCGAGCGCCGCGACCCCCGAGGCCGTGTTCGACCTGATCGCCGCCAGCACGCCGCTGCGCCGCGTGACCACCCCGGCCGAGTTCGCCGACGCGGTGCTGTTCTTCGCCTCGCCATGGGCCCGCGCTGTGACCGGCCAGAACCTCGTCGTCGACGGCGGCCTGGTCAAGGACTGA
- a CDS encoding ATP-binding cassette domain-containing protein: MPLMTLNAVDYSVGGPLLLDGVELAIERGERIALIGRNGAGKSTLMRLIDGELKPDDGEIRREQGVRVTRLEQEVPAGADGSIFDVVAGGLGEAGAALAEYHRLLHAEDYDALADVQARIDALDGWRIDQRVTEVLERLQLDGDAAFTRLSGGMKRRVLLARAVVSAPDILLLDEPTNHLDIAAIDWLEGFLKQWSGAIVFVTHDRRFLRSLATRIIEIDRGKLTSWPGDWDNYVRRREERLNAEAQEQARFDKLLAQEEAWIRQGIKARRTRDEGRVRRLKAMRLERAQRRDLTGNVRMAAASAGNSGKKVVELKDISFGFGERTLIRDFSTTIFRGDRIGLIGANGTGKTTLLKLLLGELQPQTGEVRAGTQLQIAYFDQYRATLREDWNALENVAEGQDFVEINGTRKHVIGYLQDFLFTPERARAPITRLSGGERNRLLLAKLFAQPSNLLVMDEPTNDLDVETLELLEELLGEYPGTLLLVSHDRDFLDNVVTSTLVMEGEGRVGEYIGGYEDWLRQRPQPGEALPATTLAAKSAASAVQAASTPAVAEAPVAAKRKRSYKDQRELEQLPGRIEQLESVIARMTEEMNTPAFYQRDPSAIAAHGQALQEAQDALDAAYLRWTELDA, from the coding sequence ATGCCTTTGATGACCTTGAATGCCGTCGACTACAGCGTCGGCGGCCCTTTGCTGCTGGACGGTGTCGAGCTGGCGATCGAGCGTGGCGAGCGGATCGCGCTGATCGGCCGCAACGGTGCCGGCAAGTCCACCCTGATGCGCCTGATCGACGGCGAGCTGAAGCCCGACGACGGCGAGATCCGCCGCGAGCAGGGCGTGCGCGTGACACGCCTGGAGCAGGAAGTGCCCGCGGGCGCCGACGGCAGCATCTTCGACGTGGTGGCCGGCGGTTTGGGCGAGGCGGGCGCGGCGCTGGCTGAATACCACCGCCTGCTGCACGCCGAGGACTACGACGCACTCGCCGACGTCCAGGCGCGCATCGACGCCCTCGACGGCTGGCGCATCGACCAGCGCGTGACCGAGGTCCTCGAACGCCTGCAGCTCGACGGCGATGCGGCATTCACGCGGCTGTCGGGCGGCATGAAGCGCCGCGTGCTGCTGGCGCGCGCGGTGGTCTCGGCGCCGGACATCCTGCTGCTCGACGAACCGACCAATCATCTCGACATCGCCGCGATCGACTGGCTCGAAGGCTTCCTCAAGCAGTGGTCCGGCGCGATCGTGTTCGTCACCCATGACCGCCGATTCCTGCGCTCGCTGGCGACGCGGATCATCGAGATCGACCGCGGCAAGCTGACCAGCTGGCCCGGCGACTGGGACAACTACGTGCGCCGCCGCGAAGAACGTCTCAACGCCGAGGCGCAGGAGCAGGCGCGTTTCGACAAGCTGCTGGCGCAGGAAGAGGCGTGGATCCGCCAGGGCATCAAGGCCCGCCGCACCCGCGACGAAGGCCGCGTGCGCCGGCTCAAGGCGATGCGCCTCGAACGCGCGCAGCGCCGCGATCTCACCGGCAACGTACGGATGGCCGCGGCCTCGGCCGGCAATTCCGGCAAGAAGGTCGTCGAGCTCAAGGACATCAGCTTCGGCTTCGGCGAGCGCACCCTGATCCGCGATTTCTCCACCACGATCTTCCGCGGCGACCGCATCGGCCTGATCGGCGCCAACGGCACCGGCAAGACCACGCTGCTCAAACTGCTGCTGGGCGAACTGCAGCCGCAGACCGGCGAGGTGCGCGCGGGCACGCAGCTGCAGATCGCGTACTTCGACCAGTACCGCGCGACGTTGCGCGAGGACTGGAACGCGTTGGAGAACGTGGCCGAGGGCCAGGACTTCGTCGAGATCAACGGCACCCGCAAGCACGTGATCGGCTATCTACAGGATTTCCTGTTCACGCCCGAGCGCGCGCGGGCGCCGATCACCCGCCTGTCGGGCGGCGAGCGCAACCGTCTGCTGCTGGCCAAGCTGTTCGCGCAGCCGTCGAACCTGCTGGTGATGGACGAACCGACCAACGACCTCGACGTCGAGACGCTGGAACTGCTCGAAGAACTGCTGGGCGAGTATCCGGGCACGCTGCTGCTGGTCAGCCACGACCGCGACTTCCTCGACAACGTGGTCACCTCGACGCTGGTGATGGAAGGCGAGGGTCGCGTCGGCGAGTACATCGGCGGTTACGAGGACTGGCTGCGCCAGCGCCCGCAGCCGGGCGAGGCGCTGCCCGCGACGACGCTCGCGGCGAAATCCGCAGCGAGCGCCGTGCAGGCCGCCTCGACGCCGGCGGTGGCCGAGGCGCCGGTCGCAGCCAAGCGCAAGCGCAGCTACAAGGACCAGCGCGAACTCGAGCAATTGCCCGGTCGCATCGAGCAGTTGGAGAGCGTCATCGCGCGCATGACCGAGGAGATGAACACGCCGGCCTTCTATCAGCGCGATCCCTCGGCGATCGCCGCGCACGGCCAGGCGTTGCAGGAGGCGCAGGACGCGCTCGATGCCGCGTACTTGCGCTGGACCGAACTCGACGCCTGA
- a CDS encoding aminodeoxychorismate synthase component I: MLITRPLPADTDLLALQRAAPARHPLLLQSVAHGTAQSRWDLLLATDGASLRLDADGTTRDADDHHLDGAFLDLLDAQWHAARIDRDEPRWPFRGGWALYLGYELAAQVEPVLDLPAAVGHLPVAMAWRCPAAVLRDHATGEVVAVAEPGHAALLDALTEAASVAAAPLPAWREPIALDEDAPARFTDGVRRVLDYLAAGDVFQANLSRGWRASFEGALDPAALYARLREHNPAPFAGLLQGAGWAVASASPERLVSVRGDLVETRPIAGTRARFDGDDDLARVQELVGHPKERAEHVMLVDLERNDLGRVCVAGSVEVDELMCVESYAHVHHIVSNVRGRLRSDATPGRTIAAVFPGGTITGCPKVRCMQIIAELEGQGRGAYTGAMGWLNRDGDLDLNILIRSAEIEGNTARFRTGAGIVADSDPARELDETRAKARGTLRALGCEG, encoded by the coding sequence GTGCTGATCACTCGACCGCTGCCCGCCGACACCGACCTGCTCGCGCTGCAGCGCGCCGCGCCCGCGCGCCATCCGCTGCTGCTGCAGTCGGTCGCGCACGGCACCGCACAATCGCGCTGGGACCTGCTGCTGGCGACCGACGGCGCCTCGCTGCGACTGGACGCCGACGGCACCACCCGCGACGCCGACGATCACCACCTCGACGGTGCGTTTCTCGATCTTCTCGATGCGCAGTGGCACGCCGCACGCATCGATCGCGACGAACCGCGCTGGCCGTTCCGCGGCGGCTGGGCGCTGTATCTGGGCTATGAACTGGCCGCGCAGGTCGAACCGGTGTTGGACCTGCCCGCCGCTGTCGGCCATCTGCCGGTCGCGATGGCCTGGCGCTGTCCGGCCGCGGTGCTGCGCGACCATGCCACCGGCGAGGTCGTCGCGGTCGCCGAACCCGGCCACGCCGCGCTGCTCGACGCCTTGACAGAGGCAGCTTCGGTAGCGGCTGCGCCGTTGCCGGCCTGGCGTGAACCGATTGCGCTCGACGAGGACGCCCCGGCGCGTTTCACCGATGGCGTGCGCCGCGTGCTTGACTACCTCGCCGCCGGCGACGTGTTCCAGGCCAACCTCTCGCGCGGCTGGCGCGCCAGCTTCGAAGGCGCGCTCGACCCCGCCGCGCTCTACGCCCGCCTGCGCGAGCACAATCCCGCACCGTTCGCCGGCTTGCTGCAGGGCGCGGGCTGGGCGGTCGCCAGTGCCTCGCCCGAGCGTCTGGTGTCGGTGCGTGGTGATCTCGTCGAGACCCGGCCAATCGCCGGCACCCGCGCACGCTTCGATGGCGACGATGACCTTGCCCGCGTGCAGGAACTGGTGGGCCACCCGAAGGAACGCGCCGAGCATGTGATGCTGGTGGACCTGGAGCGCAACGACCTGGGGCGTGTATGCGTGGCCGGCAGCGTCGAGGTCGACGAGCTGATGTGCGTGGAGAGCTACGCGCATGTGCACCACATCGTCAGCAACGTCCGTGGCCGGTTGCGGTCCGATGCGACGCCGGGACGGACGATTGCCGCGGTGTTCCCCGGCGGCACGATCACCGGCTGCCCGAAGGTCCGCTGCATGCAGATCATCGCCGAGCTCGAAGGGCAGGGCCGCGGTGCCTACACCGGCGCGATGGGCTGGCTCAACCGCGATGGCGATCTCGATCTCAACATCCTGATCCGCAGCGCCGAGATCGAAGGCAACACCGCGCGCTTCCGCACCGGCGCCGGCATCGTCGCCGACTCCGACCCCGCGCGCGAACTCGACGAAACCCGCGCCAAGGCCCGCGGCACCCTCCGCGCGCTGGGGTGCGAGGGCTGA
- a CDS encoding C1 family peptidase: MATTTPRTGKAPRTTAATPRLFDARPDTADFRDRMFEPTLVDVPSEMPLEHFLSLKVPVLDQRSDGACTAYGLATVAHTLLRRRRPEPVTRRVSTRMLYDMARRYDEWEGEDYSGSSCRGAMKGWHRHGVCAEECWPARSGPLHEVYTEERARAAQEHPLGAYYRVNHKDLVAMHAAFAEAGVLYASAAVHDGWLVPPASGVIAWAEQPVAGWHAFAIVGYDRDGFWLQNSWGTRWGRRGYGWVSYDEWLQRGTDVWVARLAVPVRLQRVQATATSNSFLARQSNSYAQADLRPHIVSLGNDGRLRTTGRFGTSQEAVRHLVRDDLPRITRDWPKKRIALYAHGGLVPEEAAIQRVADLRELMLPQQVYPLCFVWKTGFWSTLGNLLRDAVRPRTEGLMDRAKGLLLDRVDDTIEPLARALGGKALWDEMKENALLATNAVVRSGDAITEAGGAAQVARLLGEWMQADPDVELHLVGHSAGAVLLAPLAQLLTTEGRVADGPAATMQGIGQRIASLTLWAPAMTMDLFEQTFLPALQSERIGHGALFTLTDRAEQDDHCARIYNKSLLYLVAHAFEVRARSWVRSEHRHGTPLLGMARFIEAHPGIRDLLATDRLDWIQSPAREPPATVADGSAATRHGDFDNDPETLQATVCRILGRRDGRAPVRIHRTESGLEDSRNRLCEALETPPPRG, translated from the coding sequence ATGGCGACCACGACCCCCCGCACCGGCAAGGCGCCGCGCACGACAGCGGCCACGCCGCGGCTGTTCGACGCCCGGCCCGACACCGCCGACTTCCGCGACCGCATGTTCGAGCCCACGCTGGTCGACGTGCCCTCGGAGATGCCGCTCGAGCACTTCCTCTCGCTGAAGGTCCCCGTGCTCGACCAGCGCAGCGACGGCGCCTGCACCGCCTACGGTCTGGCGACCGTGGCCCATACGCTGCTGCGCCGCCGCCGGCCCGAACCGGTCACCCGGCGCGTGAGCACGCGCATGCTCTACGACATGGCCCGTCGCTACGACGAATGGGAAGGCGAGGACTACAGCGGCTCGAGCTGCCGCGGCGCGATGAAAGGCTGGCATCGCCATGGCGTCTGCGCCGAGGAGTGCTGGCCGGCCCGCTCCGGGCCGTTGCACGAGGTCTACACCGAAGAACGCGCCCGGGCCGCGCAGGAGCACCCGCTCGGCGCCTACTACCGCGTCAACCACAAGGACCTGGTGGCGATGCACGCCGCCTTCGCCGAGGCCGGCGTGCTCTACGCCTCGGCGGCGGTGCATGACGGCTGGCTGGTGCCGCCGGCCTCCGGCGTCATCGCCTGGGCCGAGCAGCCGGTCGCTGGCTGGCATGCGTTCGCCATCGTCGGCTACGACCGCGATGGCTTCTGGCTGCAGAATTCCTGGGGCACGCGCTGGGGCCGACGCGGCTACGGCTGGGTGAGCTACGACGAGTGGCTGCAGCGCGGCACCGATGTCTGGGTCGCGCGGCTGGCCGTGCCGGTGCGCCTGCAGCGCGTGCAGGCCACGGCCACCAGCAATTCGTTCCTGGCCCGCCAGTCCAACAGCTACGCCCAGGCCGACCTCCGCCCGCACATCGTCAGCCTCGGCAACGATGGTCGCCTGCGCACGACCGGCCGCTTCGGCACCAGCCAGGAGGCCGTGCGCCACCTGGTGCGCGACGATCTTCCGCGCATCACCCGCGACTGGCCGAAGAAGCGTATCGCGCTCTATGCACACGGCGGCCTGGTGCCCGAGGAGGCCGCCATCCAGCGCGTCGCCGACCTGCGCGAACTGATGCTGCCGCAGCAGGTCTATCCGCTGTGCTTCGTCTGGAAGACCGGCTTCTGGAGCACGCTGGGCAACCTGTTGCGCGATGCCGTGCGCCCGCGCACCGAGGGCCTGATGGACCGCGCCAAGGGCCTGCTGCTCGACCGCGTCGACGACACCATCGAACCGCTGGCCCGCGCACTGGGCGGCAAGGCACTGTGGGACGAGATGAAGGAGAACGCGCTGCTGGCGACCAATGCGGTCGTGCGCAGCGGCGATGCGATCACCGAAGCCGGCGGCGCGGCCCAGGTCGCACGCCTCCTGGGCGAGTGGATGCAGGCCGACCCCGACGTCGAACTGCACCTGGTCGGCCACAGCGCCGGGGCCGTGCTGCTTGCGCCACTGGCGCAACTGCTGACCACCGAGGGCCGCGTCGCCGACGGCCCGGCCGCCACAATGCAGGGCATCGGCCAGCGCATCGCCAGCCTCACGCTGTGGGCGCCGGCGATGACCATGGACCTGTTCGAGCAGACCTTCCTGCCGGCACTGCAGAGTGAGCGCATCGGCCACGGCGCGCTGTTCACGCTGACCGACCGCGCCGAGCAGGACGACCATTGCGCCCGCATCTACAACAAGTCCCTGCTGTACCTCGTGGCCCACGCCTTCGAGGTGCGTGCGCGCAGCTGGGTGCGCAGCGAGCATCGCCATGGCACCCCGTTGCTGGGCATGGCCCGTTTCATCGAGGCCCATCCGGGCATCCGCGACCTGCTGGCCACCGATCGCCTGGACTGGATCCAGTCCCCGGCCCGCGAGCCGCCCGCCACCGTTGCCGACGGCAGCGCGGCG